In Hwangdonia lutea, a single window of DNA contains:
- a CDS encoding ExbD/TolR family protein — MRHSKLIPEVNAGSMADIAFLLLIFFLVTATIPKDKGINRMLPKYSEIPTNVPINERNILRIMINNNNEIMLENELIALEDLKEATKNFIDNNGDASCNYCNGAQSENASDHPKKAVVSLQTGKQTSYQQFIAVQDELTKAYFELRQIYSQNILKKEVDNLSKTDLKKVKEAYPFILSEALTK; from the coding sequence ATGAGACACTCTAAATTAATTCCCGAAGTGAATGCGGGGTCTATGGCAGACATCGCATTTTTATTACTTATTTTCTTTTTAGTTACCGCAACCATTCCAAAAGACAAAGGCATTAACAGAATGTTGCCAAAATACAGTGAAATTCCGACTAATGTTCCCATTAACGAACGCAACATTTTGCGTATTATGATTAATAACAACAATGAAATCATGCTCGAAAATGAACTGATTGCCTTGGAAGATTTAAAAGAAGCCACTAAGAATTTTATTGATAATAACGGCGATGCAAGCTGTAATTATTGCAACGGGGCACAATCTGAAAATGCATCAGATCATCCTAAAAAGGCTGTCGTTTCACTTCAAACTGGCAAGCAAACCAGCTACCAACAATTTATAGCGGTACAAGACGAATTAACGAAAGCGTATTTCGAATTACGACAAATCTACAGCCAAAACATACTTAAAAAAGAAGTTGACAATTTATCGAAAACAGATTTGAAAAAAGTAAAAGAGGCTTATCCGTTTATTTTATCAGAAGCGCTCACAAAGTAA
- the mgrA gene encoding L-glyceraldehyde 3-phosphate reductase, with amino-acid sequence MQTNDKAKTASYHADSQRYDTMKYNRSGKSGVLLPAISLGLWHNFGFVDNLQNARAVLRCAFDLGITHFDLANNYGPPYGSAEENFGTLFKKDFKAYRDELFIATKAGYDMWPGPYGDWGSRKYLISSLDQSLKRMGLDYVDIFYHHRPDPNTPLEETMGALADIVRQGKALYVGISNYEPEATQKASKILKDLNVPFILHQARYSMFDRWIENGLLDTLEDNGVGCIAFSPLAQGMLTDKYLKGIPENSRAAKDLTFLNKETVTNHTEKIKQLNAIAEERGQKLSQMAIAWILRKKQVASVLIGASSANQLKENVKALDNLNFNEEELRLIDGIV; translated from the coding sequence ATGCAAACAAACGACAAAGCTAAAACAGCATCTTATCATGCCGATTCACAACGATACGACACTATGAAATACAATAGATCGGGAAAAAGTGGCGTACTGCTTCCGGCTATTTCACTAGGGTTGTGGCATAATTTTGGTTTTGTTGATAACTTGCAAAATGCCAGAGCCGTTTTACGTTGCGCCTTCGATTTGGGCATTACCCATTTTGATTTGGCAAACAATTACGGACCTCCGTATGGCTCTGCCGAAGAAAATTTCGGAACCCTTTTTAAAAAAGATTTTAAGGCTTACAGAGACGAATTATTTATCGCAACAAAAGCGGGTTACGATATGTGGCCGGGACCTTATGGAGATTGGGGTTCAAGAAAATATCTCATTTCAAGTTTAGACCAAAGTTTAAAACGCATGGGACTAGACTATGTCGATATTTTTTATCATCACAGACCAGATCCAAATACTCCATTGGAGGAAACCATGGGCGCTTTGGCAGATATTGTTCGTCAAGGCAAAGCCTTATATGTTGGGATTTCAAATTATGAACCAGAAGCGACTCAAAAGGCCTCTAAAATATTGAAGGATTTGAATGTACCTTTTATTTTGCACCAAGCCAGATATTCTATGTTTGACCGTTGGATTGAAAATGGGCTTTTAGATACTTTAGAAGACAACGGCGTGGGCTGTATTGCGTTTTCGCCATTGGCTCAAGGTATGCTTACCGATAAGTATTTAAAAGGCATTCCGGAAAACTCTAGAGCCGCCAAAGATTTAACGTTTTTAAACAAAGAAACTGTTACAAACCATACTGAAAAAATAAAACAATTAAACGCTATAGCGGAAGAACGCGGACAAAAACTATCGCAAATGGCCATTGCTTGGATTTTAAGGAAGAAGCAAGTTGCATCGGTTTTAATTGGAGCTAGTTCTGCAAATCAATTAAAAGAGAATGTGAAAGCGTTGGACAATCTAAACTTTAATGAAGAGGAATTGCGTTTGATTGATGGGATTGTTTAA
- a CDS encoding dipeptidase, translating to MACKNNSKKTDETLSVMERAKAIHERVITLDTHCDINVKNFTDSINYTQNLESQVNLPKMKAGGLDVAWFIVYTGQDSLTDSGYKKAYDNAMAKFNAIHKLTNEIAPNDIELATTSDDVRRIHKSGKKVAMIGIENGYPVGLDIKNVKKFYNLGARYMSLSHNGHSQLCDSNTGEADDVWLHNGLSDLGKEVVKEMNRLGMMIDVSHPSKKAMQDMVELSKAPIIASHSSARALCDHSRNLDDEQLEWMKQNGGVVQTVAFRAYLNTEKNEARQAALNKLRHQVADSLGLKWYGRWAFRNLDKETQAALKANPDWNAIPDIVNEKISKIKDFPKDVSLEDFVNHIDYLVEKLGIKHVGISSDFDGGGGIEGWSDASETFNVTLELVKRGYTEEEIEMLWSGNLLRVLDEVEAVAKTLN from the coding sequence ATGGCTTGTAAAAACAACTCCAAAAAAACCGACGAAACACTTTCTGTAATGGAGCGCGCCAAAGCAATCCACGAGCGTGTGATCACTTTAGATACCCATTGCGATATAAATGTGAAGAATTTTACAGACTCGATAAATTACACCCAAAATTTAGAATCGCAAGTCAATTTGCCCAAAATGAAAGCGGGCGGATTGGATGTGGCTTGGTTTATTGTTTACACGGGTCAAGATTCTTTAACGGACTCCGGTTATAAAAAAGCCTATGATAATGCCATGGCGAAGTTTAATGCGATTCATAAATTAACAAATGAAATTGCACCAAATGATATTGAATTGGCAACAACATCCGATGATGTGCGACGTATCCATAAATCGGGCAAAAAAGTAGCTATGATTGGCATTGAAAACGGCTACCCTGTTGGATTGGACATTAAAAATGTTAAAAAATTCTACAACCTCGGAGCGCGCTATATGTCGTTATCGCATAACGGCCATAGCCAATTATGTGATAGTAATACCGGAGAAGCCGATGATGTTTGGTTGCACAACGGATTAAGCGATTTGGGGAAAGAAGTGGTTAAGGAAATGAACCGTTTGGGAATGATGATTGATGTGTCGCATCCATCAAAAAAAGCCATGCAAGATATGGTTGAGCTGAGCAAAGCCCCTATAATAGCATCACATTCATCGGCTAGAGCCTTGTGCGATCACAGTCGAAATTTAGACGACGAGCAATTGGAATGGATGAAACAAAACGGCGGTGTTGTACAAACCGTAGCGTTTAGGGCGTATTTGAATACTGAAAAAAATGAGGCACGACAAGCTGCATTAAATAAATTAAGGCATCAAGTGGCAGATTCGTTAGGGCTAAAATGGTATGGCCGATGGGCATTTAGAAATCTCGATAAAGAAACCCAAGCAGCATTAAAAGCCAATCCAGATTGGAATGCTATTCCCGATATTGTTAATGAAAAAATATCAAAAATAAAAGATTTTCCAAAAGATGTGAGTCTTGAAGATTTTGTAAATCACATTGATTATTTAGTTGAAAAATTAGGCATCAAGCACGTTGGCATTAGTAGCGATTTTGATGGCGGTGGCGGTATAGAAGGTTGGAGCGATGCGTCTGAAACCTTTAATGTAACTTTAGAATTGGTAAAACGTGGCTATACCGAAGAAGAAATAGAAATGCTTTGGAGCGGTAATTTATTGCGGGTTTTAGATGAAGTAGAAGCGGTTGCGAAAACGCTAAACTAA
- a CDS encoding 3D domain-containing protein produces the protein MLYRIFVVIVIYSWLLSCEKEVKVKEIYDWKTIQVTATAYNSLAYQTNSNPQITAFGDSLKPGLKYIAVSRDLLKMGLKHNTPVKIEGFEGVYLVKDKMNRRWTNRIDIYMGVDVKAARNWGKKKISISYGILKKTE, from the coding sequence ATGCTGTATAGAATTTTTGTGGTAATTGTGATTTATTCATGGCTGCTTAGCTGTGAAAAAGAAGTAAAGGTGAAGGAAATTTATGATTGGAAAACCATACAAGTTACGGCAACCGCTTATAACTCGTTGGCGTATCAAACCAATTCCAATCCGCAAATAACAGCGTTTGGCGATAGTTTAAAACCAGGTTTAAAATATATTGCGGTGTCGAGAGATCTTTTAAAAATGGGATTAAAACACAATACACCCGTTAAAATTGAAGGTTTTGAGGGCGTGTATTTAGTGAAGGATAAAATGAATAGGCGTTGGACAAACCGCATCGATATTTATATGGGAGTTGATGTAAAAGCCGCAAGAAACTGGGGCAAAAAGAAGATTTCTATTTCTTACGGAATTCTTAAAAAAACAGAGTAA